Genomic DNA from Salvia miltiorrhiza cultivar Shanhuang (shh) chromosome 1, IMPLAD_Smil_shh, whole genome shotgun sequence:
GACATTTTACttcaatcaatttatttaatatacaaCAAacaatagatattattattggGAGACGATCCTTAAGACGTATTAAAATCTATCCCATAAGGAggagatccttaagaaattaatACATCTATCCCAATAAATATCTATTGATAATTTCTCAAATACagaatatttataaaatagtcATATATGCAGTAGGATTTTATTTCTACCACATACTCTCACAATTGATTTCCAAATTTTGACATGGGTCCATGAACAAAATTTTAACCAACCAAATTACAATCAATTCATGGCAACCCAAATTTTGGTAATTTGGACGGCGAAATGATTATGACTAATTTAACTAAACAAATAGAGGAAACTGATTTTAGTCAATTTACTCAATTTTAAGTTTCGCCGTCAAAATTACAACTTCCTTTAAAACAGTTTCCAGAAACAATCTCTTTAAACATATATTCTTCAAAATTGCCGCCGTCAAAATTATCGAAACTCACGAAACAATTCTACTGTATATATGAAAAACGGATTTCGGCGCAAATTCTTAAGAATCATTATTCATTGTTTCAATATTATACAAATTTTggcgcatatttatttaaacatcgCCGTCAAAATTCTTAAGAATCACTGTTTCACAATTTGGGcgcaaatttgaaaattatacGAATTCTCAGAGGATCATCAATAgagtggctctgataccacttggaTAATTACCTGTTTATCCTGGTATGGAACATTGTTCCATATCTAATTCCATACAGCCAAGCACTATCATCAAGTGCCTTTTCCATTCCTTGAAATTAGTCCCATTAAGCATGGGCACAGAATTGATGTTAGAAGATATTGTGGCAGCGGAAGACGAAGTAGCTGaatataaaacaaaagaaataaaaaacaaGTTCACATCAATATCCATAATTGGATAATAAATTATGGTTAAATATAGTTAAATAAATATGGGGACCAGACCCCATATTTATAACTTCTTAAGTtatccatatttattatttgatccctcaacaaataataaatataacatttaatatatacataatataatagaatttatttacataaattatatatatatatatttgtccactaattggattgattaataatttaatccaacaatctcccacttggacaACATATATATCATAATAAATGTACAACTTTATGAGCTCTTAATATGCTATCATAAAATGTATATTCTTTAACAATCTCGTCCATCAACTATAAATAGAATGAGTATTTCTATTCACATAAGTATTtctatgtaaataaatactattatattatgtatatattaaatgttatatttattatttgttgagggaccaaataataaatatagatAACTAGAGAAGTTATAAATATGGGGTCTGGTCCCCAGGAAATAGTACCGTTCTGTATTCTTTTCCCATCAAAAGAAATACGCTAAAAGAAGATACTGTATTCCTGGAAGATCATATCTTCATACAGAATTCATTATGGCTTCAGGTTAGTGATTATGGTTtaattaatttcagtttatcATCATAGACTTTGTGGTAATTACATGAATTACTTCTAGCAAGTGGTATCATAGCTGCTACTTTAGTTGGTACTCGATTTAGAATGTAAGCTGCTGTCTTTAATGCTTCTCCCCAGAGGGACTCGGGTAAGGTAGAATGAGCAATCATGCTCCTCACCATATCCTTAAGAGTCCTATTTCGTCTTTCAGATACACCATTCATGCTAGGCGACCCTAGCATTGTGTATTGTGGGACGATACCACATTCCTCTAGGAATTTAGCAAATGGTCCCGGACGTTGTTCACCTGATCCATCATACCTACCGTAGTATTCACCACCACGATCAGATCTGACGATCTTAATTCTTTTGTTGAGTTGATTCTCAACTTCAGCTTTATAAGCTTTGAACACGTCCAAAGATTGAGATTTCTCATGAATTAGATATAGGTAGCCATAACGTGAATAGTCGTCTGTGAATGTAATGAAATATTGTTGACCATTCCAAGATGCTGAAGGGAATGGCCCACAAATATCAGTATGAATTAATTCTAAGACGTCTGTAGTTCTGTTGGCACCTAATCTTTTAATTTTGGTCTGTTTTCCCTTTATGCAATCTACACAGACATTAAAGTCTGTGAAGTCAAGCGATTCCAAAATGCCATCATGCACAAGACGTTCAACTCTACCTCTTGAGATATGACCTAAACGTTTGTGCCATAATGATGcagaattttctttatttaatttacgTTTAGTACCACGTGATTCCACGTGCAAGGTTTCATTATATGATGCAATTGTTCCCAACAAATAAAGGTTGTCATAAGCACTTAAATAACCAGTTCCAACAACATTTGAATTCAAAGACAAAGTAAACTGATTGTTTCCAAATGAACAACAATATCCTGATTTGTCCAATAAACAAACAGAAATCAAATTCCGTCTAAAAGACGGTACAACAAATGTGTCTTTCAAATCCAAATAAAAACCAGTTTCTAATAACAACCTAAAATGTCCAATTGCTTCCACTTCCACCGAATTTCCATCGCCCATAAAGATGTGTCTTTCATCATCACTCGGCTTTCGGTAGCTCAGACAACCCTGCATAGAAATACTTATGTGAGTAGTAGCACCAGTATCTATCCACCAAGTATTTCTAGGTACTGAAGTTAAATTAACCTCAGAACAGACCAAAGCAAGAATGTCACCTTTCTTTGCACGCCAAGCGCGATATTTGGGACATTCTTTCTTCATGTGGTCAGACTTGTTACAAAAGAAACAAGCTTTTTTAGCTTGTTGCTGTGTCTTTTGAGTCGGACCCTTAGCAGCTTCATTCGTATACTTTCTTTTCTTGCCCTTATCTTTGGAGGTACTAGTGTAGTGAGCACTCTCGGTCTTATCACGCTTCAACCTTTCTTCCTCTTGCACACAATGAGAAATGAGCTCATTTAGAGACCATTTCTCCTTTTGACAGTTGTAACTAATTTTAAATTGGTTAAACTGTGGTGGAAGCGAAACCAAGACCATAAGAACGAGCAATTCCTCAGAAAGCTCAATCTTAAGTGCCTTGAGTTTTGAACCAAGATGAAACATCTCCATAATGTACTCCCTTACATTTCCTTGACCCTTATACTTCATAGACATCAAAGAAGTCAGAAGTGATGTCATTTCAACCTTATCGTTTTTCGCAAAACGTTGTTCAATTTCGTCAAGGAAATCTTTAGCACTAGTAATCTCCTCAGAATCTGGACCCCTAAAGGCATCCGGAATGCGTGTTTCATGATCATTAGACTCATGCGGTTTGAACGGTCCCACCTCTCAAAATCCCTTTTATCATCAGGGGCGCTGTCTGCAGTGAGAGGTGCGGGTTGTTCCGCCCTAAGTGCAAGGTCTAATTCCATACAGCCAAGCACTATCATCAAGTGCCTTTTCCATTCCTTGAAATTAGTCCCATTAAGCATGGGCACAGAATTGATGTTAGAAGATATTGTGGCAGCGGAAGACGAAGTAGCTGaatataaaacaaaagaaataaaaacaagTTCACATCAATATCCATAATTggataataaattcaaaataatggTTAATCCCATCTCAAGATACCAAACACAACATTAATATCATATCTTTGGATAGTAATATTAATTGTAAACGGTACTCTTGTTGCAGTAATCAAACATTGACAATAAGGTATGTCGAACAACAAATCAATCTTTGGATTAACATGTTGCCCACATATAAAACATATAACTATCACACATTTATTACCACAAGTGTGTATATAATTCTGCCAAGCATCAATTAACCTTTGGGTCAATTTATAAACGCATGAATTATAAACTCACAACCATACCAAAtgtattaaataaattgatctACATAAAAGAGGTCACTTTGGCGACATTTTACttcaatcaatttatttaatgtaCAACAAacaatagatattattattggGAGACGATCCTCAAGACGTATTAAAATCTATCtcatagggagaagatccttaagaaattaatACATCTATCGCAACAAATAAAATCTCCTCAATAATCAAAATCATATTATCAAATAAAACTTAGGTTTCTCCGCAAATACAGAAGATACAAACATATGCAGAATATAAAACTCGGGTTTCTTCCAAAATTTGATTACAACCAAATTTTGCTTTTAGAAAAAACTAGTTGCGTAACCACTTTTGAGCCATATATACTCCATAATGATTACAACCAATTTAACTATACAATTTGTTAAAAACAAATTTCAAAACTCACAGAAACAACTTTAGGAATTTCGAAGTGATCAGTGGGTTAAAAAATAATCATCACTTTTCAACCAAATTTTCGAAACACATGTTTTCGGAAATCACAAAAATTTGTGCGGCGCTTTGATTATTGAATTCAATTCAAGCGGCGAATTTTCCAGAGTATCAATTCTTTTATTCAAAATCACAAAATTTCGTGAACCATCACTGCGCATCAGTTCGTCAATTCACAAGAATCAAAATACCAAATTTCGTTATCCCAGTCCCAAGAAACTAAATTCTGAAAGAATTCTTCACTTatacgaaatttttttaaattttcgttACATATTCAAATTTCAGAAAATCATCAATAgagtggctctgataccacttgctAGAAGTAATTCATGTAATTACCACAAAGTCTATGATgataaactgaaattaattaAACCATAATCACTAACCTGAAGCCATGATGTTTTCTGTATGAAGATTTGATCTTCCAGGAATACAGTATCTTCTTTTAGCGTATTTCTTTTGATGGGAAAAGAATACAGAACGGTACTATTTCCTGGGGACCAGACCCCATATTTATAACTTCTCTAGTTatctatatttattatttggtccctcaacaaataataaatataacatttaatatatacataatataatagtatttatttacataaattatatatatatatatttgtccactaatttggattgattaataatttaatccaacattccctactctgcacatatcactcctcatcagggTTAATAGtcgaaaaatacatgaactaattccgaatttgcattttgcacatcaccttcaaaaatagctccagaatacatcactttttaatttagttgtaatttgcacatgcgttgaccacCACCTTAATCGGTGTTGACGTGGCGCTCGGAATTTTCAGACGTGGACTTAACGGCATtcaaaacgacgccgttttgagtgaatataaataaaaataaaaataaaaaccaaaaAAAGAGGGAAAGTTTTTCCAGTTCTTCGTCACCAGCCTTTTCTGCTTTCTCTCTGTACGCGAATGGCCTCACAACGGTGCCCCCCGTTCTTCCTCACCGGCGTTGATGTTGAGCACCACCGCCACCTTTTCCAGACGCACCACCGCCACCTTCTTTCCGCACAACATCAACGTCACCCCCCTCCACCCCAAAAAAAAACCTAATTATTTGGAAATCTGGAaatctgcaaaaaaaaaaaagaaaaaaaaagcctAGATCTGTGGCGGTGGTTATGGTGGAGGTGAGGCGGCGCGAACTGGGTGGAGGCGGCGCGAACCTAGATCTGTGGCGGTGACAGAAAGGAGAGGAGATTTCACAGAGATTTAGGGATTTAAGCAGAAGAGTTTCTGAAATGGGgagaatttttggttttttgaGTCGGAATGAGAGACGAGGGGCGGCGTTGACGTCGGAGTAGCAGGGGGGATGGAGGCTGAGGTGGGCGCCGATCTGCTGCCGGCGTCGGTGTTGCAGGCAGGGGGGTGGGTAGGGTTTCTTTGATTTctttgatgtttgatttcttCCGATGGAAAGGTAGATGCTCAAAGGGGCGATGGAGATTTCTTTGATctctctgatgtttgatttctttgattttgatgtttgatttcttCGATTCAAAGGCTGGGCTGAGCGGATTTTGGTGtttgatttctttgatttttgtggTGGAGAGATTTTTGTGCTAGTGGTTATGGTGGAGGTGAGGGAAAGCGATGGCTCGCCGGATTCTGGAATGGCTCGCCGAAAAAgcaaggatttttttttaattttttttattcttcaaaatatcaaaacgacgtcgttttgcccacgtgGTTTGCCAGCGTATAAAAAAAACCACGTGGCTGTCCATGTCATCGTCATTCAAACTTAAGAGTTGCCGGAattttcgccgtgtgcaatttacaactaaattaaaaggtgatgtattctggaTCTAATTTTAAAGctgatgtgcaatatgcaaatttgaaaatagttcgtgtattttccggctattaacccttctTTTATTAAGGAAGtaattaagttaattataaCCAATTTTCATTAGATGattcttttttctatttctttttttgaaaattttcattagATGATTCACAAAAAGTAACTTTACATATATGCTGGGAACCAAATTTGCATGTTTTAGTCTATACTCGCTGATAAAACCCTAAAAAGAAGCTCGTAATTGTCATTTACCATACTTTTGAGTCTTGATATGTATTGATGTAATAAAACGTAAATGAAGATATTTTTGTCCAACAGATTTCAAAGTGTTCTTAAACGAGTATAACGAACCGAGCACTTATTCATATCGGCATTCCATTCGAACAttaacaattaatttttttttatttaatattattaatttattaaaaaaaatacataagaaTAAATTACGACGGGGCGCTTGACAACCCGATCCACCCTCCATTTCACACGCGCGCGTGCAAATAGAGGGTGGATCTCATCTTTACATCAAAAGTGCCTCTTTTTTTTCAACTATCTATGCTTGCTTCCACTTCTACTTCTACTTCTACTCTCCACCACTACCAATTGCTTCACAACATCTCTCATGGAAGGCCTTCTCCCAGCCTCCATATCAGTGCACCTCAAAGCCAACAACACCACTTCTTCCACTTGCTCCCTTATGCTCGAATCCAACAACTCGCCCACAACATCCGGATCGACCATCTCCCCGCCCTCGTCCCACACGCCCCTCGCCCACCCAACGACGTCCACCCCCTCACCAAACGACACGTCCAGCACCCTCCTCCTCGTCACCAGCTCCAGCAGCACCACGCCATACGCGTACACATCCGACTCCCTACTACTCCTGGTCGAGAACGCCTTCTCTGCAAACAATTTTACACtcttagcaaaaaaaaaaagatcaagAATTCAAGAATGCATATCACCATCATAACAACCTGGAGCAATGTAGCCAATGGTGCCCTGCACTGCAGCTTGTGTCGAGGAAACCGACTCGTCCAAGAGCTTGGCAATGCCAAAATCGGAGATGTGAGGCTCCATATCGGAGTCGAGCAAGATGTTCATTGGCTTGATGTCGCGGTGTATGATGGGAGGATTGCAGTCGAAATGAAGGTACATCAGGCCTTGAGCTGCTCCGAGAGCTATCCTATAACGAACCTCCCACTTTAGGGGCGGCCGGGGAAGGATCTCGTGCAGGACGTCGTGCAGGCTGCCGTTTTCCATGTAAGTGTACAAGATCAGACCGTAGTCCTTCCTCAACCAGAAGTCTTCGAGCCTAACTAGGTTACGGTGCCTCAC
This window encodes:
- the LOC131009390 gene encoding uncharacterized protein LOC131009390, translating into MASATSSSAATISSNINSVPMLNGTNFKEWKRHLMIVLGCMELDLALRAEQPAPLTADSAPDDKRDFERGPDSEEITSAKDFLDEIEQRFAKNDKVEMTSLLTSLMSMKYKGQGNVREYIMEMFHLGSKLKALKIELSEELLVLMRKKG